A window of Nitrospiraceae bacterium genomic DNA:
ACTGTCCCACACCGCATGGAGATTCCACGGCTTCTGACTGTAGGGATCGATCGTCTCGCCGATAAATTCCACCTGTACATCATTCCCTCCGCGGTCATTGTTATTGGCGGCGTGAAGGGGTTGGTGGAGGTCACCCACTAAGTGGATAAGATACTTGAGGGCTTTTTGGCGTTTCTGCACATCTGCGTCCGCCTTGGCCAGGACGCGACGAAAGCGTTCGATTTGGCCGATGACACATTCATCCTGAGCGCAGTCGCGGGCGGCGTCATACTCGGTGTCCATGAGGTCGATGTTCACATAATGCCACGGGGCGGTCTGCTGGTTGCGCACCTTGTCCGCCCAACTGGCTGCCTTGATGAATGTGGTTCCTTCTAGGAGGGCAACCACTGCGTCGCGCACGTCAGAGTGAAGCCGCGGTTCTGCGATCATAGCCACGATCTCGTGCCCTTCGCGGGACCAGGCATGCAGGGAGGATGGGGCGAGCAGCAATACGAGAGCGAGTGCCAGCAGAAGACGTGACCGTGTTGAGCGTGGCACTCGCTAATCCCTGCTCCTCGAAGGCTGGGCGGGTTGCGAGGTTTGAGTCTCTTGGTCTCGCCGTTTCAGTCGGCGTCGATCAAGCCACCAGGCAACCACTGGAAACACAACGAACGAACCCGGAGCCATGAAACAGAGAACGTACGGACCCAGAGCGGTTAAATGGCGAAGGTGATGCGAGAGCTGGGATCGCTCTTCAGCAGTCCAGCGGACGCCATTGCGTTGTTTCATCAGCAATGGCATCAAGCCGTGAATCCCAAGAATTTCGGCACGAATGCGATCCCGTTCTCTCTGTAGCGGGCTGAGAAAGGGTGCGAAGAGTTTCGTCACAGATTCTCGATACGAGCAACGAAAAGTCACTTCTGCTTCGCCACAATCTGATCCTTGATCTTGTCATACGTTGCTTGCGGGATTACCTTTTTCTGGACCAGCTCATCCTTCCGCTTGTACGGACGATGTTCGATAATTTTCTTGGAATAAGCATCGCCGATCCCAGGGAGAGCTTTCAGTTGATCGGCAGAAGCCGTGTTAATGTCGAGCGGTTCGGCTTTTTCAGCGGCGTATGCATCTGTCAACCCACCAACTGAAAGCGTTGTCTCGCTGCTTCTCCAACTTAATGAAATCGCAAGGACTCCGACGAGCATCATCGTCGCAATCATCCATCGTTTTGCCATCATCA
This region includes:
- a CDS encoding helix-hairpin-helix domain-containing protein, whose translation is MMMAKRWMIATMMLVGVLAISLSWRSSETTLSVGGLTDAYAAEKAEPLDINTASADQLKALPGIGDAYSKKIIEHRPYKRKDELVQKKVIPQATYDKIKDQIVAKQK
- a CDS encoding S1/P1 nuclease, with protein sequence MPRSTRSRLLLALALVLLLAPSSLHAWSREGHEIVAMIAEPRLHSDVRDAVVALLEGTTFIKAASWADKVRNQQTAPWHYVNIDLMDTEYDAARDCAQDECVIGQIERFRRVLAKADADVQKRQKALKYLIHLVGDLHQPLHAANNNDRGGNDVQVEFIGETIDPYSQKPWNLHAVWDSGILEVRDRDPRRVVKRLNAWLNAQPKGAFEDGSVADWAMESHDIARDHVYVLPEDRRLGEDYYRASVAVVDQQLAKAGVRLAKILNEALGKK